Proteins encoded by one window of Anopheles maculipalpis chromosome 2RL, idAnoMacuDA_375_x, whole genome shotgun sequence:
- the LOC126558485 gene encoding uncharacterized protein LOC126558485 has translation MNTYRTNVNKKCCSYYECGSNSIANPMVTFFAFPKQPDRCETWMKAAGVPAHLVDSRNHRFLCERHFPSIYICRSQRRTLLLANAVPYPYNEPSEESEREQELKIMEEELVDDTIDDSTDIIHEDFHHGKDSMGVPQHTETAISDENQSEVVIGTINDQLPLNIEQPSASYIDYSRKRKVVAAKLAEMKAKLSTIQNNTVASPVTLKKNQYIKMEQLDGSNVHLVQASKKLRLTPSGPVRESSAEKPAKEVFRTTLKSPVSSSTNAIAIIEQNDDTSTSQNSDDTVLEKDDNISEFIFKGKEYVQMPKAYYMKNINRLKRSLAFYENIVRNMREVLGQAYPTSSLD, from the exons ATGAATACTTACCGAACAAACGTGAACAAAAAGTGCTGTTCCTACTACGAGTGTGGCAGCAactccatcgccaatccgatGGTaacttttttcgctttccccAAACAGCCGGATCGATGTGAGACATGGATGAAGGCGGCAGGCGTACCCGCACACTTGGTGGACAGTCGAAATCATCGTTTTTTATGCGAACGGCATTTTCCCAGCATTTACATTTGTCGCAGTCAAAGACGAACGTTGCTGCTGGCAAACGCTGTTCCCTATCCGTACAATGAACCGAGCGAGGAATCGGAACGAGAACAAGAGTTGAAAATAATGGAGGAGGAACTCGTGGACGATACGATCGATGATTCAACGGATATTATACATGAAG attttcatCACGGTAAAGACTCGATGGGCGTACCGCAACATACCGAAACTGCGATAAGCGATGAAAATCAGTCGGAAGTAGTTATTGGAACCATCAACGATCAACTTCCATTGAATATTGAACAACCCTCCGCATCGTATATCGATTATAGCCGTAAACGGAAAGTCGTTGCTGCCAAACTTGccgaaatgaaagcaaaactgTCCACTATTCAAAACAACACTGTTGCTTCTCCAGTTACTCTTAAGAAGAACCAATATATCAAGATGGAACAACTGGACGGTAGCAACGTCCATCTGGTGCAAGCTTCAAAAAAGCTGCGATTAACGCCAAGCGGTCCGGTCAGGGAAAGCAGTGCGGAAAAGCCAGCGAAAGAGGTGTTCAGAACAACGCTTAAATCTCCAGTTTCATCGTCCACAAATGCAATCGCAATCATTGAACAGAATGATGACACCTCGACATCGCAGAACAGTGATGATACGGTGCTGGAAAAGGACGATAATATTAGCGAATTTATCTTTAAGGGCAAGGAGTACGTGCAGATGCCTAAAGCGTACTATATGAAAAACATTAACAGACTAAAACGGAGTCTCGCGTTTTACGAGAATATTGTTCGAAATATGCGAGAAGTACTCGGCCAGGCGTATCCAACCAGTTCGTTGGATTGA
- the LOC126558476 gene encoding lysM and putative peptidoglycan-binding domain-containing protein 1 — protein MSLETMSDLRKKYKNWRSYVKFVKLVSDAGMEDETMFGEKQSIRDSARSLKKYGSISGGSRSPAALQPTDALIRHDVERTDTLQGLALKYGCSMEQIRRVNRLLPTDTIFLRPFLMVPVAKDSPHYPKDPEAIIRPNALSSRMMTSGSSSGGASGSGSSSIISNNNNNSISSDGNGYSLSEESPLVSPEEESRKNLEEFLGKIDSSIASTRKCIAEVQRNSDFVTSSQSDDNLFFSSSSGGGVSGSGSSGYYSKPRAYSNASSSSSISSYQQYHYHLPSGGAGGGGNNVSAAGGSGANHHHKRQSSSGSAASDTNQLIVMTQGKRVQSSLQKLERQQDELFEL, from the exons ATGAGTCTCGAAACGATGAGCGATTTGAggaaaaagtacaaaaactGGAGATCATACGTAAAG TTTGTAAAGCTAGTTTCAGACGCCGGAATGGAAGATGAAACTATGTTTGGTGAAAAGCAATCGATACGGGACTCGGCCCGCTCGCTCAAGAAGTACGGCAGCATATCCGGCGGAAGTCGAAGCCCGGCTGCATTACAGCCCACCGACGCACTGATACGACATGACGTTGAGCGGACCGATACGCTGCAGGGTCTTGCGTTGAAATACGGATGTAGC ATGGAACAAATTAGGCGAGTAAATAGGCTACTGCCAACGGATACCATCTTTCTGCGGCCGTTTCTTATGGTACCCGTGGCGAAAGACTCACCCCACTATCCTAAGGATCCGGAAGCAATCATACGTCCAAACGCGCTGTCCAGTCGGATGATGACAtcaggcagcagcagtggaggTGCTAGTGGAAGCGGGAGCAGCAGCATTattagcaacaacaacaacaacagtatcaGCTCCGACGGTAATGGGTACTCGCTAAGCGAAGAATCACCGCTCGTATCGCCCGAAGAGGAAAGTCGCAAAAATCTGGAAGAATTTCTTGGCAAAATCGACAGCTCGATTGCATCGACCCGCAAATGCATTGCGGAGGTACAGCGAAACAGTGACTTCGTAACGAGCAGCCAGAGCGACGATAATCTGTTCTTCTCGTCTTCGTCCGGCGGTGGTGTTAGCGGGAGCGGTAGCAGTGGCTACTATTCGAAACCGCGTGCCTACTCGAATGCATCGTCTTCGTCCTCGATCTCGTCTTACCAGCAGTATCACTATCATTTACCGAGTGGTGGTGCCGGCGGTGGTGGCAACAATGTGTCCGCTGCTGGTGGTAGTGGCGCGAACCATCATCACAAGCGCCAGAGTTCCTCCGGTAGTGCCGCGTCCGACACGAACCAGCTGATTGTGATGACGCAAGGCAAGCGGGTGCAAAGTTCACTTCAAAAGCTGGAACGCCAGCAAGACGAACTGTTCGAATTGTAG